A single genomic interval of Sceloporus undulatus isolate JIND9_A2432 ecotype Alabama chromosome 2, SceUnd_v1.1, whole genome shotgun sequence harbors:
- the LOC121921981 gene encoding zinc finger and SCAN domain-containing protein 30-like has protein sequence MEEEPLIEATDSIEVQRQHFRCFCYREAEGPNGNCTQLWKLCHQWLQPEKHTKEQIVELVILEQFLAILPSEMQSWVRGFRPGMCGQAVALAEEFLLREQEINLQEEQVQASPFVEMEGNVSRAVQTLYGAGQLCREVKQEDEDEANLAGGQRLVSENQGKSPNMYGVKTECDELVDEDVESPKRMKETVMGCWRNQFTGSQREDFEEITIQEQTFREEERNPCFKPFISHPRPVDTFGFPDDGESFDYADLKPTVHPKIHTEKSYHCLSCGECFSQSSHLTSHQLCHVREEPYWDGDIGQSAHLLTHQRFHAGKIMCKKSSSVESLQQKHTRVRNQCTTKNLHHCAESGKSLQCQSHLIGHWRVHTGENRISAQSVGKVSASAVTFTIIGNSTQVRIRTNA, from the exons ATGGAGGAAGAGCCTTTGATAGAGGCCACTGATAGTATAGAGGTGCAACGCCAGCATTTCAGGTGTTTCTGCTATAGGGAGGCCGAAGGGCCCAATGGCAATTGTACCCAACTCTGGAAGCTTTGTCACCAGTGGCTGCAACCAGAGAAGCACACCAAAGAGCAGATTGTGGAGCTGGTGATCCTGGAGCAATTCCTGGCCATCCTGCCCTCAGAGATGCAAAGCTGGGTCAGGGGATTTAGGCCAGGGATGTGTGGTCAAGCAGTGGCCCTGGCAGAGGAGTTCCTCCTTCGGGAGCAGGAGATTAATCTGCAGGAAGAGCAG GTGCAAGCATCACCATTTGTGGAGATGGAAGGGAATGTCTCCAGAGCTGTTCAGACTTTGTATGGTGCTGGACAACTCTGCAGGGAGGTCAAACAGGAAGATGAAGATGAGGCCAACCTCGCAG GAGGGCAAAGACTAGTGAGCGAAAACCAGGGGAAGTCCCCAAACATGTATGGTGTAAAAACGGAGTGTGATGAGCTAGTAGACGAGGATGTTGAGTCTCCAAAGAGGATGAAGGAAACCGTAATGGGATGCTGGAGGAATCAGTTCACTGGCAGTCAGAGAGAAGACTTTGAGGAAATTACAATCCAAGAACAGACTttcagagaagaggaaaggaatccTTGCTTCAAACCTTTTATTAGCCACCCAAGACCTGTGGACACATTTGGGTTCCCAGATGATGGGGAAAGTTTTGATTATGCAGATTTGAAACCGACTGTGCATCCAAAAATCCACACAGAGAAATCATATCATTGTCTGTCGTGTGGGGAATGTTTTAGCCAGAGCTCACACCTTACAAGCCATCAGCTGTGCCATGTAAGAGAGGAGCCATATTGGGATGGAGACATTGGGCAAAGTGCTCACCTTCTCACACATCAGAGGTTTCATGCAGGAAAGATTATGTGTAAAAAGTCAAGCAGTGTGGAAAGCCTTCAACAGAAGCACACTAGAGTTAGGAACCAGTGCACAACCAAGAACCTCCACCACTGTGCAGAGAGCGGGAAGAGCTTGCAGTGTCAGTCACATCTGATCGGGCATTGGAGAGTCCACACTGGGGAAAACCGTATAAGTGCtcagagtgtgggaaaagtttcagccAGTGCTGTCACTTTCACAATCATTGGAAACTCCACACAGGTGAGAATCCGAACCAATGCCTGA